ACCTGGGGTTTGCATCCCTCCCAGCGTCCTTCAGGTTCTCATAGCCAAACTGGTTTAGGATGGAGACCACCAGCATAGGAGCCAGAGACTGGGCTGGTTTAGTGAACAGAGCATTGGTCCCAAACAccatggaggagaggggggagctgtagaggacagagggaaaGGACACAACAAGGCTTTAAAACTTGATCCACTTACTTTGACGTCATAAGGATATAACAATGACAATAATAATCATGGATTGGAATGATTGGATTTATATTTTCCATCAAGGGCTCAAAGCGCTTTTAGCTCTACCCTTGCTAGTGTTTATCTCCGTCACTGTGTTTACATTCCTGTCTGTGTACTGTACGTGACTTACAGAGATGCACATTGATTGTAACCTTTTGTAAGAACATACAGCCTCTGTTACTTTTGTAATGTTAGGTAGGTGCCCTTCCAAGGGAGGCTGTTAGGTACTGTAGCACTGCCAATTAAGCTCAGTGTTAGCCTACAGAACACACCTGAGAGAGTAGTTCTATTTCTGTCTATCTGTAATGGATGGCTGGGCGGGTGGAGGTCACTGTGTGCTGATGTGGCACTATTATAACTGTGCTGTCACACAGCAGACCTGGGTTTACCTGCGCTTGTGTCTCTGAAGGTCTGAGTCGATAATGTCAGCCAGAGGCAGGTTAAACAGACTGAAGGCTGCCTGGACAAGGACCCTTAATGGCGACAAAGagactatatattttttttttttacaattaaatAGTGTTTGTATGATAAAGCAAACAGTTGTAAAATGGCACTGTTGTATATCCAACTCATGGAGCAAATCATGTTACTGAATTACATAACTGACATTGATATATGTGGAAATTTACTGTCATTAATGCCAGTGGCTACAATAACATATAAATAGATGATATAATAACATTACAATGACAATACCATAACATAACTTCTTACATGTTAGCGGTCAGGAAGAATGCCAGGATGTAGTAGTGATGTGGCCCCAGCACCAGCATGACGGCAGCCATGCCAGCCTCCACGTAGAAGGTGAGCAGGATGATCTTGTAGTAGCCTAGGCTGTGGAGCAGGCTCTGACTGCTCAGCACAACCAACTGAGAGAGATGCACCACAGAGAGATGACAATAAGATACAGTAAGTAACACTATTGGAATAAATCAATGAGGCAATGCTATAAAATAGGTGGTCTAGTGTGTGGTCAGCACTTGGCAACGCACTCAATGCAATACATTGGTGATGCTGAGTGAGGTTAGTGACTCCCTCCACTCAGTATAAAGTGTTTTGAGCTGTGGTATGTTACCTGAGGACAGATGAAGCCAGCTCCATACATGAAGCTCTTGGCCAGAGACGGAAGCACGTTTGGGGGTATCAGATGCTCGGCGAAGATCATAGTGAAGTTATTACAGAATGCCACCATGAAGACCTGGAAAAAGTGCAAAGGATAGGAAATATAAATGCAATGGTCAGCTGTGGTACACACTCACATGTCCCCATTAACAGAACAAACCACATTCTGTGCCCCCATTCAGTGGCTGTATCCAAGTCTTTTTCTCTGACCTGAAAGAAGTTCATGAGCACAAAGAGCTGGAAGTCCCTATTGGTCAGGATCTGCAAGGTCATAGAGGTCACCAAGGAGAAGGAAAGAGTTGATTGGCCAGAACCTTGGTAGTTTGACCTCTGTGCTGACCCTTTGGTGTCAAAGCGGCTCTCGCTGTGTAGGCCTGTGTAGATCATGCAGCCACAAGCCAGAACGGCCACCAGGACAGTGAAGCCCTGGAAGGATGGGAAGTCATCCATGTTCTGGGAGTGGAGGCTGCAGAATAGAACACTGGAGGAACCTATAAGTGACGCcacctggggagaggagggggaagaggagacaaACGTGAGAACACTTTACTGACTTCAGACAACAAAATAAATACCATATACAGgctaaaatgaaacatgtaaaaAAACACTACACAAAACACCTCCCTTTCCTACCTGGTTGTATTTAATGAGTCTCAACCTGCTCTGGTGGTGGCCTGATATCTCTGCAAAGAGGGCGCACTGCGCCAGCAACACAAACGTCAGCATCCCGTCGAACGCACACAACGCCACCATCAGGTGGACGCCGCTCATCCAGTCGCCGGGGGCGTACTCTCGCCATGGAAACCAGGCGAGCAGAAAGGCGATTGCATAGAAGGGAGCACCATACAGAATGGAGAGACGACGTTGAGAGCAGCACGGTACGTGGGAGTTATCCTGCAGGTAGCCGAACAGAGGGTCGTTCACTGCGTTCCACACCATGTACACCACCTGTCAAGATGAAGGGATGACATAATTATTGTCTTGTTTGCATATAAATGTGTATCTCAAAgttgcaaatattgcacaattgCCCAAATTACACATGTCAAAGGACTGTATATGCGGTCATGTGTTGTTCGTTCCACTTAATAAAGTGTGAGCAAGCTGCATGACCAATAATACCATTGTACGTACATTCCTCACTACCATTGAGCATTGACATATCATTCAATTATTCCCATTTTGAATTGACATACTATTATTGGGCAGTGCACAATGTTGGCCTattattacacaagtgcaccATAGTCATATGGCCCGAAGGCTACAGTTGCTGTTTAACAAATAATAATGTggttcggttactggcccaacactctaaccactgggctacctgcctctcaTAAAGTTTACAGTATCTGTTACTGTAGTACAGTACTCACTTGTGACTGATGGAAAGCTCCTTCTGATATCTTGTACTTGTTGAGGAACAGCTTGACATAGTAGAAGCTGAATATGCTGTTCATCATGCCTGCTCCCAGGGTGGTCATGGAGTAAGCCACGGCGGCGGGGTGAGCCCCCAGACTTGCCAGGTGCCCTAGGATGTTCAGGCCGCCGAAGGTGCGAACACCTGCGGCTGGTTTCTCCACGGTCATGCTTGGTGGTGGTTTAATTTCCCCAGGCTACTCACTTTGATCTAATTACCACAGACTTGCAAATTGAGTCGAGTGTCACTTGAGTGAAAGGTGAGTTTATAGAAACGGAGTTCACAGCTATTCATATTCCATGGCAAAAGTGCTGCAGTCGAGCGCAGGATTTCTACTATTTCAGCTTGGTCAGCAAACAGACTTTGCAATTACTAATTAAGATAACCTCACTGATGAATACACAATCACAACTATGTGTTAATATAAAATAACAACATTATGCTCCTCTCCTCGATTGCAGCTATCAAACCCGTTTCTGTAAATGCGGAAATAGGCGGGGCAATAATTCATGTGACCGAACCATAACAAACAAACATTGGACAAAAAGGTGCTCTGGTCCCACCTACTTTCTAATTATTGGTCAATGAAGTGTCATTAAAAAAGTAGTGTTGCTTTTTACTTAGGGGCTGAGTTCGTTCTCCGGCTGCGCAGATTGCCACGTTGCTGCAGAAAGACACCAGAGGATATTGTCTGGTCACTCCAGGCTGTTTATCACACCGGTGTTTTACGATTCTGCCGGGTGGAGCGTGCACTCTATTGGAATAAAATTGTCAGTGGAAATGCTGACCGATATGATAGTGGAGGAAGAGTTTGAACTCAAGGATGAGGAGCCATGGTATGGCAAACAGGACCTTGAGCACGGTAAGAGACTTGTGTTGCGGGCGTTGAAGGGAGGGATAGCTTGGTTGCGTCCTAAACAGCCGCAGCTGAGAGGGAACAATCACCAGCCTCCTATTGCAATACGACTCCACTATTCTACAGTCATCTGAGGTTACAGATTGGAAAATAATTACAAGGTTATTTTAAACTGTCCTAGACAAAATCAGTGAATAGCCTCACGGTTATTGCACGTAGGCTGATTTACATTTTCAGTGGCAGACATGCAATTAATTGCCAACATTGCAACCGCAAGTCTCAAAGGATACCATTTTCATAGACCCACATCCATTCCATtttgaaaacacatttttttaaattaaagtcTCAACAAAATGAGTGATTTGTATCGAACACATTATCTTATTGTAAATGGTAACACTCTTGTGACACTCACACAGTCAGTAATAGTGGGGTCTATATTGAGAATTACTGAGAACCTTCTTGTTGCCAGGATATCCTGAGGCTGTCACTTCCCATGTGTTgattgttgtgttttgtgtgtgcagGCTACAGTTTTTGTGGTTTGTTTGGGCACTATTTGCATGTATATGTGTACTGCATGATTATTGTGCACCTACCTGTATGTTGTTGATCATGACACTCATTACATTACGTGGCTggctgcaacctggtctcagagcattttgtattattctgtatgtaaatccaatatactccatttagtatgatacgtTTCGTAtattatgtattaatttgtggatgtccatcacccattttgtatgatatgttcgGAATTATAATTTGTAATGTTATGAAtttacaaaatgtacaatatgttatgactTTACaatatatgttacgaattctagctaggtggctaggatgctaacgttagctaggttagGGGGTTAGTTTAAATGAAGGGTTGGCtaaaggggttaaggttaagggttagctaacatgcaaagtagcttaaagtagtaagtagttgaaaaagTTGCTAAAATACTCAAGTTATTCGCAAtgagattcgaacttgcaaccttttgggttgctagacgttctcGTTATACAAAACaaaaggttaaattgatacacCTTTATTTTGTTAGGGTTCCCACACagccatatttccatgttacagtGCTTGTTTACAGAAAACAGGTGGACTACCTGTGCAAATTAGCTATCTGCGTCTCCGAACACGTGTGTAAACGGAAGtcagacgccacaaacgtgttgtcactgaaaaatactgtcggctgcaaCTGTGTTAAAACCGCTTAAATCTGTGTGCAGTAAGTGTGTATTTTGCGTTTGGAAATaatattgatgtgatatgaaagtagatggatttatgtttctagaaccatACTGCAATTGAGAATCGATTTAGATTGAGTTTTGGGCTGTTTTGGCTTCCAGAGCCAATTCACctttaaacagaacatgtaaggaCCTTGGACTAAAAGGAGTAATGTTAGCCCAATATTGGACTGAAGGAGCCTAACATACTGTGTGTACACATTTGTGAAAGTGTGAACTGATCCatgtttagtgtgtgtatatgtcacaGTGATAATCGTACTCTCCTTGCGTTGTGTTTTGTCCAAATAAATCACCCcagccagtggtcccagttgagcatTATTTATTATCTGTTGTTAAATAGGAAAGAGCACGTTAGTTGTGCAGTGCTTAATGATGTTGATGGCTGTCGATGGTAAAATCTGTAGCATGAAAACATCTGTTAGCAGTGGGCGTATGTGACCATTACATCGGTGCatgctagctaacacacttatTTATATACAGCAATCGTATACCAAAGCACATCCCAGAAAGCCACTCAATCCCGAACAGGTACCATATACCCACACATGTATAAATCAGCAACACATTGTAAAATATAGAAAACAGTATTCAGAACGTGACCTACCCCTTGCgtcacattttcatactggggAGACCTGACGTTCGCGATCTCCCCCTTTCTGAAAGCGGGGCCAATAACAACAGGCCTTATTGTCATCGGAATTgaaccaaccaataagaatgtTTGAACATTAAATGCACCTTTCTTTAGAGGCAAGTTGGAAACATAACCACCCTGTTACATGTAcaatgaatgtgttttgtttgccTGTATCTATTTACAGATCTCCATTTGGCGGCTCAGCTGGGTAAGACCCTGCTGGACCGGAACCATGAGTTGGAGCAGGGGCTGCAGCAGATGTACTCCACCAACCAGGAGCAGCTGCAGGAGATTGAGGTAGCTAGTCTAAATATAATCATACTAGGCCACTGAGAGCCTAGCATGTGCTTACATACTAggcttacaatacaatacaaacacacacaccacattgtAGGTTACAATTTGCCACTGATTTAGAATCAGTCGGCAATATAAGATGTGTAATATGAATTAATCACTTTTTAAACCTTGCTCTGAAGGTCACTATGGCTGGAATATTGCTTGTTAATAAATTACCAGTTGCAGATACTGTACTACTGGAGTAGCCCTACATTCATTCACCAAACTGACTTGGTCTTAGCTAACCtgtccttcggaaagtattcagaccccacaactttttacacattttgttaggttacagccttattctaaaatgtattgtttttttccccctcatcaatctatacataataccccataatgacagcaaattatttttttttcttctcaattttggctaattcataaaaaataaaacacatttacataagtattcagactctcagtagtgtaacgaccctgggtttataagcacTGATATCGACTCTTCTGCATGAccatgcttttgtggcacagtcgatagcgcactggacttcgggctagaaggtcgagggttcgaggccTGCtctctgcctgtttcattacattggtgttaGAAGGGATCAGACCTTGCATCCACGACAGCAGTGCGTGTGCTTGGCCGGTGAGCGTAGAGTCGCAAGCTAGCGCGAGGACAcgctctttgaaaggagggagtagtgtaacgaccctgggtttataagtgCAGATATCGACACTCTATTTGTGGCGTTTATCCCATTCTTACTCAAGCTCTGGATTGGGACAGCtatagctgcacagctattttcaggtcactccagagatattcaagtctgggttctggctgggccactcaaggacattcagagacttaagACTTGTccttggctgtgtgcatagggtcattgttctgttggaaggggaacctttgcgccagtttgaggtcctgagcactctggagcagggtttcatcaaagatctctctgtactttctcttgatcctgactattctcccagtctctgctgctaaaaaacacccccacagcatgatgctgccaccaccatgcttccccatagggatggtgccaggtttcctccagacgtgacgcttggcattcaggtcaaagagttgaatcttggttttatcagaccagagaatattgtttctcatggtctgagtcctttaggtgccttttggcaaactccaagcaagctgtcatgtgccttttactgtcagtgaccatcgggttcttggtcacctccctgacca
This sequence is a window from Oncorhynchus mykiss isolate Arlee chromosome 13, USDA_OmykA_1.1, whole genome shotgun sequence. Protein-coding genes within it:
- the mfsd13al gene encoding transmembrane protein 180, which encodes MTVEKPAAGVRTFGGLNILGHLASLGAHPAAVAYSMTTLGAGMMNSIFSFYYVKLFLNKYKISEGAFHQSQVVYMVWNAVNDPLFGYLQDNSHVPCCSQRRLSILYGAPFYAIAFLLAWFPWREYAPGDWMSGVHLMVALCAFDGMLTFVLLAQCALFAEISGHHQSRLRLIKYNQVASLIGSSSVLFCSLHSQNMDDFPSFQGFTVLVAVLACGCMIYTGLHSESRFDTKGSAQRSNYQGSGQSTLSFSLVTSMTLQILTNRDFQLFVLMNFFQVFMVAFCNNFTMIFAEHLIPPNVLPSLAKSFMYGAGFICPQLVVLSSQSLLHSLGYYKIILLTFYVEAGMAAVMLVLGPHHYYILAFFLTANMVLVQAAFSLFNLPLADIIDSDLQRHKRSSPLSSMVFGTNALFTKPAQSLAPMLVVSILNQFGYENLKDAGRDANPSDLEALHTTMFYLVCVVPMCIAALQVFAWKPFSIRSSHTVDTMYIDG